Proteins encoded together in one Variovorax paradoxus EPS window:
- a CDS encoding type VI secretion system Vgr family protein encodes MSALSSNAQARTLEISSSAIPLILGRPALEPVRLSGHEGLNSLFEYELLLKTPDALNLGASGAMDFDVEKFIRCDISCSIQLDGAGRFLPGAAGVSVDGIGAGARQINAQITDVEVVGEEGRHVQYKLTLRPWLHHATLATDCKIFQNRTVVQILDELLADYNFPVDKRLIESYPPRDYQVQFNESDFAFFSRLCQKWGISYFFEHGDGKHRLVLIDNMGAYKKNDSAAYQEVEYHAPGWKVDAEYISSFVSHYQLTSGRYATRDYDYTRPRADLSVGRSDPRDSSQTDGEVYQWHEGSAAGSHYAQPRAGSGEANDPHGEGRQIALVRMEALRTHGARARARGNLRGMVPGCSFELTKHPRRKANAEYLILDTHFLIEDVAQDSQIGDASPSRRQQWRVEVDFTAHPMVEPLRPAPTQARPLTHGLHTALVVGPPGQNIWTDEYARIKVQFPWDRLGKKDQHSSCWIRVTLPGAGNQQGTIHVPRIGQEVTIGFIGSDPDQPICIGQAYNQANKPSWNLPDQQALSGYRSRELTDDGGNSSAGRSNHIAMDDTKGKIQVQIKSDHQHSQLSLGHITRIEDNAGRKDARGEGFELRSDGWGAVRAEKGLLLSTDGRSQAIGGILSRDELVSCLEQALAIAKDLTRSATKCEAGARETAPQQALSEAAQALGHGASNEANTRGNAQGGQPVLALSGAAGIASVTPKDHIQYAGLNIDTVAGHNQQHYADQSILHTAGKDIEQFARTGDIRVIANEGKLIHQAQHNSVEITGEKAVTLQSTEDGITIKAKKSITLALDDGTYLRMGGGKVVWGMTGEYLVQTANYRINGPSTIGVDFPSFMRTDQAQQLKLHRMGDKGDGLSSRDFSIVKASGGASNAQSGGDAISRLEKDKPFDVT; translated from the coding sequence ATGTCCGCACTCAGTAGCAATGCGCAGGCGCGCACGCTTGAAATCAGCAGCAGCGCGATTCCGCTGATTCTGGGCCGCCCAGCGTTGGAGCCGGTTCGCTTGTCAGGCCATGAAGGCCTGAATTCACTTTTTGAGTACGAGCTTCTGCTCAAGACCCCCGATGCCCTGAATCTCGGGGCCAGCGGGGCGATGGACTTCGACGTCGAGAAGTTCATTCGTTGCGACATCTCCTGCAGCATCCAGCTCGATGGCGCAGGCCGGTTCTTGCCCGGTGCGGCTGGCGTATCGGTCGATGGCATCGGCGCAGGCGCGCGCCAGATCAACGCCCAGATCACCGACGTCGAGGTGGTGGGCGAAGAAGGCCGCCACGTGCAATACAAGCTCACGCTGCGTCCCTGGCTGCACCACGCCACCCTCGCCACCGACTGCAAGATCTTTCAGAACAGGACAGTCGTCCAGATCCTTGACGAGTTGCTGGCCGACTACAACTTTCCCGTCGACAAGCGCCTCATCGAAAGCTATCCGCCGCGCGACTATCAGGTCCAGTTCAATGAGAGCGACTTCGCGTTCTTCAGTCGCCTGTGCCAGAAATGGGGGATCAGCTACTTCTTCGAGCACGGCGATGGCAAGCACCGCCTTGTGCTCATCGACAACATGGGCGCATACAAGAAGAACGACAGCGCGGCGTATCAAGAGGTCGAGTACCACGCCCCCGGCTGGAAGGTGGACGCGGAATACATCAGCAGCTTCGTTTCGCACTACCAACTGACGAGCGGCAGGTACGCCACGCGCGACTACGACTACACCCGCCCCCGGGCCGACCTGAGCGTCGGCCGCAGCGACCCACGCGACAGCAGCCAGACAGATGGCGAGGTGTACCAATGGCACGAAGGCAGCGCGGCCGGCAGCCACTATGCGCAGCCTCGCGCCGGCTCCGGCGAGGCCAACGATCCTCATGGCGAAGGTCGGCAGATCGCCCTGGTTCGCATGGAGGCCCTGCGTACACACGGCGCCAGGGCTCGGGCACGCGGCAACCTGCGCGGCATGGTGCCCGGCTGCTCCTTTGAATTGACCAAGCACCCACGCCGGAAAGCCAACGCCGAGTACCTGATCCTGGACACCCACTTCCTGATCGAAGACGTCGCGCAGGACAGCCAGATCGGCGACGCGTCTCCGAGTCGCAGGCAGCAATGGAGGGTGGAAGTCGACTTCACCGCGCACCCGATGGTCGAGCCGCTGCGCCCCGCGCCGACACAGGCCAGGCCCCTTACGCATGGCCTGCATACCGCGCTGGTGGTCGGCCCCCCGGGCCAGAACATCTGGACCGACGAATACGCCCGCATCAAGGTGCAGTTCCCCTGGGACCGCCTCGGCAAGAAGGACCAGCACAGCTCCTGCTGGATACGCGTGACTTTGCCCGGGGCGGGCAACCAGCAGGGCACCATCCATGTCCCGCGCATCGGGCAGGAGGTGACCATCGGCTTCATCGGGAGCGATCCCGACCAGCCCATCTGCATCGGACAGGCCTACAACCAGGCGAACAAGCCGTCATGGAATTTGCCGGACCAGCAGGCGTTGTCGGGCTACAGGAGCCGGGAGCTGACCGACGACGGGGGCAACAGCTCGGCGGGGCGCAGCAACCACATCGCAATGGACGACACGAAGGGCAAGATCCAGGTCCAGATCAAGAGCGATCACCAGCACAGTCAGCTCAGCCTGGGGCACATCACGCGCATCGAGGACAACGCAGGACGCAAGGACGCGCGCGGCGAAGGATTCGAGCTTCGTTCCGATGGTTGGGGTGCGGTGCGAGCAGAAAAGGGCCTGCTGCTGTCTACCGACGGACGCTCGCAAGCCATAGGCGGCATCTTGAGTCGCGACGAACTTGTCAGCTGCCTGGAGCAGGCATTGGCCATCGCCAAAGACCTCACCAGGTCGGCCACGAAATGCGAAGCCGGCGCGCGCGAAACCGCGCCCCAGCAGGCCTTGAGCGAAGCCGCCCAAGCCCTCGGCCACGGCGCCAGCAACGAAGCCAATACCCGTGGCAATGCACAGGGCGGCCAACCCGTGCTCGCCCTCAGTGGCGCAGCCGGCATCGCCAGCGTCACGCCCAAGGATCACATCCAGTACGCGGGCCTGAACATCGACACCGTCGCAGGCCACAACCAGCAGCACTACGCCGACCAATCGATCCTGCATACCGCAGGCAAGGACATCGAACAGTTCGCGCGCACCGGAGACATCCGCGTCATCGCCAACGAGGGAAAGCTCATCCATCAGGCCCAGCACAACAGCGTGGAGATCACGGGCGAGAAGGCCGTCACTCTCCAGTCCACGGAGGACGGCATCACCATCAAGGCGAAGAAGAGCATCACCTTGGCCCTGGACGACGGCACCTACCTGCGCATGGGCGGCGGCAAGGTGGTATGGGGCATGACGGGCGAGTACCTCGTGCAGACCGCCAACTACCGCATCAATGGCCCCAGCACCATCGGCGTGGACTTTCCCAGCTTCATGCGTACAGACCAGGCACAGCAACTCAAGCTGCACCGCATGGGAGACAAAGGCGACGGCTTGTCGAGCCGGGACTTCAGCATCGTCAAGGCAAGTGGTGGCGCAAGCAACGCGCAATCCGGCGGGGATGCGATTTCCAGGCTTGAGAAGGACAAGCCGTTTGATGTCACTTGA